The Candidatus Goldiibacteriota bacterium HGW-Goldbacteria-1 genome includes a region encoding these proteins:
- the clpP gene encoding ATP-dependent Clp endopeptidase, proteolytic subunit ClpP has product MSLIPMVIEQSDRGERAFDIYSRLLKERIIFLGTPIDDDVANLIIAQLLFLEGEDSKKEISIYVNSPGGVVTAGLAIYDTMQFIKAPVSTICVGQAASMGAVLLTAGATGKRFALPNARVLIHQPLGGVQGQASEIEIHAKEILKTKKRLSEILAKHTGQKLSKIEKDTDRDYYMSAQEAKEYGLVDEVMERKTV; this is encoded by the coding sequence ATGAGCCTTATACCAATGGTTATAGAGCAAAGCGACAGGGGCGAACGCGCATTTGATATTTATTCAAGGCTGTTAAAAGAAAGGATTATCTTTCTTGGAACGCCAATTGATGACGACGTGGCAAACCTTATAATCGCTCAGCTGCTTTTTTTAGAGGGCGAAGACAGCAAAAAAGAAATTTCCATATACGTAAACAGCCCGGGCGGCGTGGTAACTGCCGGCCTTGCTATTTATGACACAATGCAGTTTATTAAAGCGCCGGTATCCACGATATGCGTGGGGCAGGCGGCAAGCATGGGCGCCGTGCTTTTAACAGCGGGAGCCACAGGCAAACGTTTCGCGCTTCCCAATGCCAGGGTTCTTATACACCAGCCGCTGGGCGGGGTTCAGGGTCAGGCGTCAGAAATTGAAATTCACGCCAAGGAAATATTAAAGACCAAAAAAAGATTAAGCGAGATTCTGGCAAAGCATACAGGCCAGAAATTAAGCAAAATAGAAAAAGACACAGACAGGGATTATTACATGAGCGCGCAGGAAGCGAAAGAGTACGGGCTTGTGGATGAAGTTATGGAAAGAAAGACAGTATAA
- the tig gene encoding trigger factor produces the protein MNWKVKDEGKCRKVVEVNVDKDTVKETYGKVFNSFKQNAVVEGFRKGKAPEEMIKSRYMDKIHEEVIKEVVPSAYQNVMKELNLHIVTYPALSDVKYTTPAKDEVEFKVIVEVNPEFDLADYGKVKIDVKKFNGVKEEDVEKEIKRIRQYRGTLKQVEKDKVEEGDFADVSMSAFVDNKADASLTTESHLIQIGAGGFLKELEDGIKGMKLGEEKDISFVFPADYFNKRYAGKSAAFKVKVNAIKVLELPEFNDEFAKNMAGMQTADELKAALKTELEKRAQSDVRQHNTGEVLKKLAEQNKFDVPEGLVEQELDNIVSRYENSMKQQGISMEKMGITKEDFRSRNKKQAEENIRVMYILQKIAEKEKIEVSDADVEAEIRKIAADIKQDPDTMVKQAKAQDNWDSLRAKLTEDKVLDKMFEISGAK, from the coding sequence ATGAATTGGAAGGTTAAAGATGAGGGCAAGTGCAGGAAAGTGGTTGAAGTTAATGTGGATAAAGACACAGTAAAAGAGACATACGGTAAAGTGTTTAACAGTTTTAAGCAGAACGCCGTAGTGGAAGGTTTCCGCAAGGGTAAAGCGCCGGAAGAAATGATAAAATCACGCTACATGGATAAAATACATGAAGAAGTAATTAAAGAAGTGGTTCCTTCAGCGTATCAGAATGTGATGAAAGAACTTAACCTTCACATTGTTACATACCCGGCGCTTTCCGATGTGAAATATACAACGCCCGCAAAAGATGAAGTTGAATTTAAGGTTATCGTGGAAGTTAATCCGGAATTTGACCTTGCTGATTACGGTAAGGTAAAAATTGATGTTAAGAAATTTAACGGAGTAAAAGAAGAAGATGTTGAAAAAGAAATTAAGCGCATAAGGCAGTACCGCGGCACATTAAAACAGGTGGAAAAAGATAAAGTGGAAGAGGGCGATTTTGCAGATGTTTCAATGTCAGCATTTGTTGATAATAAAGCGGATGCTTCGCTTACCACGGAATCACATCTTATCCAGATTGGCGCGGGCGGATTTTTAAAAGAACTTGAAGACGGAATTAAGGGCATGAAGCTTGGAGAAGAAAAAGACATCTCTTTTGTTTTCCCGGCTGATTATTTTAACAAAAGATACGCAGGCAAAAGCGCCGCGTTTAAAGTAAAAGTAAATGCCATAAAGGTCCTTGAACTCCCTGAATTCAATGATGAATTTGCAAAAAACATGGCGGGAATGCAGACGGCGGATGAATTAAAGGCCGCGTTAAAAACCGAACTTGAAAAGCGCGCGCAGTCTGACGTGCGCCAGCACAATACCGGAGAAGTTTTAAAGAAACTTGCGGAGCAGAACAAGTTTGACGTACCCGAAGGGCTTGTAGAACAGGAACTTGACAACATAGTATCCCGCTACGAGAATTCCATGAAACAGCAGGGAATTTCCATGGAAAAGATGGGAATTACAAAAGAAGATTTCAGAAGCCGCAATAAAAAGCAGGCTGAAGAAAATATAAGGGTGATGTACATACTGCAGAAGATTGCGGAAAAAGAAAAGATTGAAGTAAGCGACGCGGATGTGGAAGCGGAAATCAGAAAAATTGCGGCTGACATTAAGCAGGATCCGGACACGATGGTAAAGCAGGCAAAGGCTCAGGACAACTGGGACTCTTTAAGGGCAAAACTGACAGAAGACAAAGTTCTGGACAAAATGTTTGAAATTTCGGGAGCCAAATAA